In one Kitasatospora cineracea genomic region, the following are encoded:
- a CDS encoding transglutaminase-like domain-containing protein → MTEQSRTRFRTEARGENPDPVLLCLLAAAEHTLGDPGDSAEQPSLDALLTACQAALDRHAAAIREAVAERRPRGPEETAALLAAVLGGRERFHGRQSDYLRLESSLLPEVLRRRRGLPIMLSLVWSAVAARAGLTVHGIALPGHFIVAVGDPGGGDEYVLADPFHGGRLLDIPDVERLSAASGHPFSPELLTPAQPLDTVLRVLGNIRRWAADRPEHARTQLWAAELALLLPRHPAQLRLERAELLVKTGDFLSGAAEMDAYAKILDAFDPESAAKVRLEARSARHRLN, encoded by the coding sequence GTGACCGAGCAGAGCAGAACCCGCTTCCGCACCGAAGCCCGGGGCGAGAACCCCGACCCGGTGCTGCTGTGCCTGCTCGCCGCCGCCGAGCACACCCTCGGCGACCCCGGCGACAGCGCCGAACAGCCGTCCCTGGACGCCCTCCTGACCGCCTGTCAGGCCGCCCTGGACCGGCACGCCGCCGCGATCCGGGAGGCGGTCGCCGAACGCCGGCCGCGCGGGCCGGAGGAGACCGCCGCGCTGCTCGCGGCGGTCCTCGGCGGCCGCGAGCGCTTCCACGGCCGGCAGTCCGACTACCTGCGGCTGGAGTCCTCGCTGCTGCCGGAGGTGCTGCGGCGCCGCCGCGGGCTGCCGATCATGCTCTCGCTGGTCTGGTCGGCGGTGGCCGCCCGGGCCGGGCTGACGGTGCACGGCATCGCGCTGCCGGGGCACTTCATCGTCGCGGTGGGCGATCCGGGCGGCGGCGACGAGTACGTGCTGGCCGACCCGTTCCACGGCGGCCGGCTGCTCGACATCCCGGACGTGGAGCGGCTGTCCGCGGCCTCCGGCCACCCGTTCTCGCCCGAACTGCTGACCCCGGCGCAGCCGTTGGACACCGTGCTGCGCGTGCTGGGCAACATCCGGCGCTGGGCCGCCGACCGCCCCGAGCACGCCCGGACCCAGCTCTGGGCGGCCGAGCTCGCCCTGCTGCTGCCCCGCCACCCCGCCCAACTCCGGCTGGAGCGGGCCGAGTTGCTGGTCAAGACCGGCGACTTCCTGTCCGGTGCCGCCGAGATGGACGCCTACGCGAAGATCCTGGACGCCTTCGACCCGGAGAGCGCGGCGAAGGTCCGGCTGGAGGCGAGGTCGGCCCGCCACCGCCTCAACTGA
- a CDS encoding ABC transporter ATP-binding protein — MATGTGEVAAFRNVSKSYGRVKAVNGLDLVLRPGETVALLGPNGAGKSSSLDLLLGLREPDSGTVELFGGTPRAAIAAGRVGAMLQSGGLMTDVKVREIVELACKVHPRGHGVDEVLTTAGITEIADRRVDKLSGGQEQRVRFALAVAGANDLIVLDEPTTGMDVSVRRQFWDAMRAQADAGRTVLFATHYLEEADSIADRVLVLHKGRLIADGSSAEIKARAGARRIGFELHPSDGGGFDEALLRALPGTVGLEVSTRADGVRTVRIRSADADAGVAALYRAGLYPRGLEVTSLGLEQAFLTITGEQDRAENEEEYVR, encoded by the coding sequence ATGGCGACGGGAACGGGGGAGGTCGCGGCCTTCCGGAACGTCAGCAAGAGCTACGGCCGGGTGAAGGCGGTGAACGGCCTCGACCTGGTGCTGCGACCGGGCGAGACGGTCGCCCTGCTCGGCCCCAACGGCGCGGGCAAGTCCAGCAGCCTCGACCTGCTGCTGGGCCTGCGCGAGCCGGACAGCGGCACGGTCGAGCTGTTCGGCGGCACCCCGCGGGCGGCGATCGCCGCCGGCCGGGTCGGGGCGATGCTGCAGAGCGGCGGCCTGATGACCGACGTCAAGGTCCGCGAGATCGTCGAACTGGCCTGCAAGGTCCACCCCCGCGGCCACGGCGTCGACGAGGTGCTCACCACCGCCGGGATCACCGAGATCGCCGACCGGCGGGTCGACAAGCTCTCCGGCGGCCAGGAGCAGCGGGTCCGGTTCGCCCTCGCGGTGGCCGGCGCCAACGACCTGATCGTCCTGGACGAGCCCACCACCGGCATGGACGTCTCGGTCCGCCGCCAGTTCTGGGACGCCATGCGCGCCCAGGCCGACGCCGGACGCACCGTGCTGTTCGCCACCCACTACCTGGAGGAGGCCGACTCCATCGCCGACCGGGTCCTGGTCCTGCACAAGGGCCGGCTGATCGCCGACGGCTCCTCCGCCGAGATCAAGGCCCGGGCCGGCGCCCGCCGGATCGGCTTCGAACTCCACCCCTCCGACGGCGGCGGCTTCGACGAGGCCCTGCTGCGCGCCCTGCCCGGCACCGTCGGACTCGAGGTCAGCACCCGCGCCGACGGCGTGCGCACCGTCCGGATCCGCTCCGCCGACGCCGACGCCGGCGTCGCCGCGCTCTACAGGGCGGGCCTGTACCCGCGCGGACTGGAAGTCACCAGCCTCGGCCTGGAACAGGCCTTCCTGACCATCACCGGCGAGCAGGACCGGGCCGAGAACGAAGAGGAGTACGTCCGATGA
- the dapC gene encoding succinyldiaminopimelate transaminase has protein sequence MSTNDSAHAPLPGHPGAARRVSDRLPVFPWDKLEPYKRTALAHPDGLCDFSVGTPVDPVPELIQQALAAHTDTPGYPTVWGPLSLRDAIAGWLGRRCGAEIGPEAVLPTVGSKELVAWLPGQLGLGPGDQVAYPKLAYPTYEVGALLCGAEPVAYEDVEELDGSKVRLLWLNSPSNPTGRVLDAAELRRAVAWAREHRVLLVSDECYLELGWEAEPVSVLHPSVCDGSHEGLLAVHSLSKRSNLAGYRASFVAGDPVVVAELLEIRKHGGMIVPAPVQAATAAALADDAHVAEQRARYAQRRSALRAALEAYGFRIEHSEASLYLWATQDKPCWESVAELAELGILVAPGDFYGPAGDRFVRVAFTATDERVASAVERLKR, from the coding sequence GTGAGCACCAACGACAGCGCGCACGCGCCGCTCCCGGGCCACCCGGGGGCGGCGCGCCGCGTCTCCGACCGCCTGCCGGTCTTCCCGTGGGACAAGCTCGAACCGTACAAGCGCACCGCCCTGGCACACCCGGACGGACTCTGCGACTTCTCCGTCGGCACCCCCGTGGACCCGGTGCCCGAGCTGATCCAGCAGGCCCTGGCCGCGCACACCGACACGCCCGGCTACCCCACCGTGTGGGGCCCGCTGTCGCTGCGCGACGCGATCGCCGGCTGGCTGGGCCGCCGCTGCGGCGCCGAGATCGGCCCCGAGGCCGTCCTGCCCACCGTCGGCTCCAAGGAACTGGTGGCCTGGCTGCCAGGCCAGCTCGGCCTCGGCCCCGGCGACCAGGTCGCCTACCCGAAGCTCGCCTACCCCACCTACGAGGTCGGCGCGCTGCTGTGCGGCGCCGAGCCGGTCGCCTACGAGGACGTCGAGGAGCTGGACGGCTCCAAGGTCCGGCTGCTGTGGCTGAACTCGCCGTCCAACCCCACCGGGCGGGTGCTGGACGCGGCCGAGCTGCGCCGCGCCGTCGCCTGGGCCCGGGAGCACCGGGTGCTGCTGGTCAGCGACGAGTGCTACCTCGAACTCGGCTGGGAGGCCGAGCCGGTGTCGGTGCTGCACCCGTCGGTCTGCGACGGCTCGCACGAGGGCCTGCTGGCCGTGCACTCGCTGTCCAAGCGCTCCAACCTGGCCGGCTACCGGGCGTCCTTCGTGGCCGGCGACCCGGTGGTGGTCGCCGAGCTGCTGGAGATCCGCAAGCACGGCGGCATGATCGTGCCCGCGCCGGTGCAGGCCGCCACCGCGGCCGCGCTCGCCGACGACGCGCACGTCGCCGAGCAGCGGGCCCGGTACGCCCAGCGGCGCAGCGCGCTGCGGGCCGCGCTGGAGGCGTACGGGTTCCGGATCGAGCACTCCGAGGCGAGCCTGTACCTGTGGGCGACCCAGGACAAGCCGTGCTGGGAGAGCGTGGCCGAACTCGCCGAGCTGGGCATCCTGGTGGCCCCCGGCGACTTCTACGGCCCGGCCGGCGACCGGTTCGTGCGGGTGGCGTTCACCGCCACCGACGAGCGGGTGGCCTCGGCCGTGGAGCGGCTCAAGCGCTGA
- the folP gene encoding dihydropteroate synthase, which yields MAIVNRTPDSFFDRGATFADEAAFAAADRAVAEGAAILDIGGVKAGPGEEVTVEEELRRTVPFVAELRKRHPDAVISVDTWRHEVGEAVCEVGADLLNDAWGGFDPKLAEVAARYGAGLVCTHAGGAEPRTRPHRVGYEDVMADILAVTVGLAERALELGVRRDGLIIDPGHDFGKNTRHSLEATRRLPEMTATGFPVLVSLSNKDFVGETLDKPVDERLLGTLATTAVSAWLGAQVYRVHQVAETRQVLDMVASIRGTRPPAAARRGLA from the coding sequence ATGGCGATCGTGAACCGCACCCCGGACTCGTTCTTCGACCGGGGGGCGACCTTCGCGGACGAGGCGGCGTTCGCGGCCGCGGACCGGGCGGTGGCCGAGGGCGCGGCGATCCTGGACATCGGCGGGGTGAAGGCCGGTCCGGGCGAAGAGGTCACGGTGGAGGAGGAGTTGCGCCGCACGGTGCCGTTCGTGGCGGAGCTGCGCAAGCGCCACCCGGACGCGGTGATCAGCGTGGACACCTGGCGGCACGAGGTCGGCGAGGCGGTCTGCGAGGTCGGCGCGGACCTGCTGAACGACGCCTGGGGCGGCTTCGACCCGAAGCTGGCCGAGGTCGCGGCCCGGTACGGCGCGGGCCTGGTGTGCACGCACGCGGGCGGCGCCGAGCCGCGCACCCGTCCGCACCGGGTGGGGTACGAGGACGTGATGGCGGACATCCTGGCGGTGACCGTCGGCCTGGCCGAGCGGGCGCTCGAACTGGGCGTGCGGCGCGACGGGTTGATCATCGACCCGGGGCACGACTTCGGGAAGAACACCCGGCACTCGCTGGAGGCGACCCGGCGGCTGCCGGAGATGACCGCGACCGGCTTCCCGGTGCTGGTCTCGCTCTCCAACAAGGACTTCGTCGGCGAGACCCTGGACAAGCCGGTGGACGAGCGGCTGCTCGGCACCCTGGCCACCACGGCGGTCTCGGCCTGGCTGGGCGCGCAGGTCTACCGGGTGCACCAGGTCGCCGAGACCCGCCAGGTGCTGGACATGGTGGCCTCGATCCGCGGCACCCGCCCCCCGGCGGCGGCCCGCCGGGGGCTGGCCTGA
- the dapE gene encoding succinyl-diaminopimelate desuccinylase, which produces MSSPNEPLDLTLDGGALTARLVDFPSVSGEETALADAVETALRAFPHLTVDRYGNNVVARTHFGRDERVVLAGHLDTVPIADNVPSHVEGDLLYGCGTSDMKSGVAVQLRLAATLTAANRDVSYVFYDCEEVEADRNGLGHLFAVHPDWLAGDFAVLMEPSGAVVEGGCQGSLRADITLTGVRAHAARSWLGDNAIHKAAEVLRRLAEYRPRRVAIDGLEYREGLNATRIDGGVAGNVIPDECRIHVAFRFAPDRTLEQAEEHLRSVFEGYQLEVVDASPAALPGLGLPAARDFLAAVGGEPRAKFGWTDVARFSAHGVPAVNYGPGDPNLAHKREEHCSLSAIAEVEQRLRDWLTA; this is translated from the coding sequence ATGAGCAGCCCGAACGAGCCCCTCGACCTGACCCTCGACGGCGGCGCCCTGACCGCCCGCCTCGTCGACTTCCCGTCCGTCAGCGGCGAGGAGACCGCCCTCGCGGACGCCGTCGAGACCGCGCTCCGGGCCTTCCCGCACCTCACCGTCGACCGGTACGGCAACAACGTGGTGGCCCGCACCCACTTCGGCCGGGACGAGCGGGTGGTGCTCGCCGGGCACCTGGACACCGTGCCGATCGCCGACAACGTGCCCTCGCACGTCGAGGGCGACCTGCTCTACGGCTGCGGCACCTCCGACATGAAGTCCGGCGTCGCCGTGCAGCTGCGGCTCGCCGCCACCCTCACCGCGGCCAACCGGGACGTCAGCTACGTCTTCTACGACTGCGAGGAGGTGGAGGCCGACCGCAACGGCCTCGGCCACCTGTTCGCCGTCCACCCCGACTGGCTGGCCGGGGACTTCGCCGTCCTGATGGAGCCCAGCGGCGCCGTCGTCGAGGGCGGCTGCCAGGGCAGCCTGCGCGCCGACATCACGCTCACCGGCGTCCGGGCCCACGCCGCCCGCAGCTGGCTCGGCGACAACGCCATCCACAAGGCCGCCGAGGTGCTGCGCCGGCTCGCCGAGTACCGGCCGCGCCGGGTCGCGATCGACGGCCTGGAGTACCGCGAGGGCCTGAACGCGACCCGGATCGACGGCGGCGTCGCCGGGAACGTCATCCCCGACGAGTGCCGGATCCACGTCGCCTTCCGGTTCGCCCCCGACCGCACCCTGGAGCAGGCCGAGGAGCACCTGCGGTCGGTCTTCGAGGGCTACCAGCTGGAGGTCGTGGACGCCTCGCCCGCCGCGCTGCCCGGCCTCGGCCTGCCCGCCGCGCGGGACTTCCTGGCCGCCGTCGGCGGCGAGCCCCGGGCCAAGTTCGGCTGGACCGACGTGGCCCGGTTCTCCGCGCACGGCGTCCCCGCCGTCAACTACGGCCCCGGCGACCCGAACCTGGCCCACAAGCGCGAGGAGCACTGCTCGCTCAGCGCGATCGCCGAGGTCGAGCAGCGGCTGCGGGACTGGCTCACCGCGTAG
- a CDS encoding response regulator transcription factor, translating into MTDGTDARPVRVLLAEDQGMVREALAALLSLEGDLEVVAQVARGDEVAAAVTAHRVDVAVLDIEMPGMTGIDACAEVRRVRPGTKVVIATTFGRPGYLRRAMESGADAFLVKDAPAAELAEAIRRVLRGEKVIDPTLAAAALSEGANPLTGRERDVLAAAADGAVNADIAARLHLSEGTVRNYLSMAIQKTAARNRAEAVRVAREKGWL; encoded by the coding sequence GTGACGGACGGAACGGATGCACGACCGGTGCGGGTGCTGCTCGCCGAGGACCAGGGCATGGTGCGGGAGGCGCTCGCCGCCCTGCTCTCGCTGGAGGGCGACCTGGAGGTGGTCGCCCAGGTGGCGCGCGGCGACGAAGTGGCCGCGGCGGTGACCGCGCACCGGGTCGACGTCGCCGTCCTGGACATCGAGATGCCCGGCATGACCGGCATCGACGCCTGCGCGGAGGTCCGCAGGGTCCGCCCCGGGACGAAGGTCGTCATCGCCACCACCTTCGGCCGGCCCGGCTACCTGCGCCGGGCGATGGAGTCCGGGGCGGACGCCTTCCTGGTCAAGGACGCCCCCGCGGCCGAACTCGCCGAAGCCATCCGGCGGGTGCTGCGCGGCGAGAAGGTCATCGACCCCACGCTGGCCGCCGCCGCCCTCTCGGAGGGCGCCAACCCGCTCACCGGCCGCGAGCGCGACGTCCTCGCCGCCGCCGCGGACGGCGCGGTCAACGCCGACATCGCGGCCCGGCTGCACCTCTCCGAGGGGACGGTGCGCAACTACCTGTCGATGGCGATCCAGAAGACCGCCGCCCGCAACCGGGCCGAGGCGGTCCGGGTCGCCCGGGAGAAGGGCTGGCTGTAG
- the fdxA gene encoding ferredoxin, whose translation MTYVIAQPCVDVKDKACIEECPVDCIYEGERSLYIHPDECVDCGACEPVCPVEAIFYEDDTPEEWKDYYKANVEFFDDLGSPGGASKLGLIERDHPFIAALPPQNAEH comes from the coding sequence GTGACCTACGTCATCGCGCAGCCTTGTGTCGACGTCAAGGACAAGGCGTGCATCGAAGAGTGCCCCGTGGACTGCATCTACGAGGGCGAGCGGTCCCTCTACATCCACCCGGACGAGTGCGTGGACTGCGGAGCCTGCGAGCCGGTCTGCCCGGTCGAGGCGATCTTCTACGAGGACGACACCCCGGAGGAGTGGAAGGACTACTACAAGGCGAACGTCGAGTTCTTCGACGACCTGGGCTCGCCCGGCGGCGCCTCCAAGCTCGGCCTGATCGAGCGCGACCACCCGTTCATCGCGGCGCTGCCCCCGCAGAACGCCGAACACTGA
- a CDS encoding GNAT family N-acetyltransferase: protein MVGPVPLEARPEVRIDPSDVGRRVSVRRVDGVADGRPVFRDVIGVLTSWDGAGLTVEPRTGVPVRFAAGLLVAGKPVPAFPARRLAAPAATPLELQRTAARGWPAVEQEPLGEWTLRASSGFTRRANSVQALGDPGLPLDEALDRVRDWYAARSLPAYVEVVSPGAPPGLAAELDRLGAALAPTLVRTAPLGELARAGRPADVRLARTAGPEWLALYRRVGGDPALEAAATAVVHGGPSVWFARVPGPDGAPLAIGRLVVDGAWACFGAVEVAPAARRRGLATAVMAALAARAAEEGATGGYLQVEADNGGAIALYDRLGFTTSHTYHYARLPQR from the coding sequence ATGGTCGGCCCAGTGCCGCTGGAGGCCCGTCCGGAGGTCCGGATAGACCCGTCTGACGTGGGACGACGCGTCTCGGTCCGGCGTGTCGACGGCGTGGCGGACGGACGTCCGGTGTTCCGCGATGTGATCGGCGTGCTCACCTCGTGGGACGGCGCCGGGTTGACGGTCGAGCCGCGCACCGGCGTGCCGGTGCGCTTCGCGGCCGGGCTGCTGGTGGCCGGCAAGCCCGTCCCGGCGTTCCCGGCCCGGCGGCTGGCGGCCCCCGCGGCCACCCCGCTCGAACTGCAGCGCACCGCGGCCCGCGGCTGGCCCGCCGTCGAGCAGGAGCCGCTGGGCGAGTGGACGCTGCGCGCCTCGTCCGGGTTCACCCGGCGGGCCAACTCGGTGCAGGCGCTGGGAGATCCGGGCCTGCCGCTGGACGAGGCGCTGGACCGGGTGCGCGACTGGTACGCGGCCCGTTCGCTGCCCGCGTACGTCGAGGTGGTCTCCCCCGGCGCGCCGCCCGGGCTGGCCGCCGAGCTGGACCGGCTCGGCGCGGCCCTCGCCCCGACGCTGGTGCGCACCGCCCCGCTCGGCGAGCTGGCCCGGGCCGGGCGCCCGGCGGACGTCCGGCTGGCCCGCACCGCCGGGCCGGAGTGGCTGGCGCTGTACCGCCGGGTGGGCGGCGACCCGGCCCTGGAGGCGGCCGCCACCGCGGTGGTGCACGGCGGGCCCTCGGTCTGGTTCGCCCGCGTCCCCGGCCCGGACGGCGCCCCGCTGGCCATCGGCCGGCTGGTGGTGGACGGCGCCTGGGCCTGCTTCGGCGCGGTGGAGGTGGCCCCGGCCGCCCGCCGCCGCGGCCTGGCCACCGCCGTGATGGCCGCGCTGGCCGCCCGGGCCGCCGAGGAGGGCGCCACCGGCGGATACCTGCAGGTGGAGGCCGACAACGGCGGCGCGATCGCGCTCTACGACCGGCTGGGCTTCACGACCAGTCACACTTACCACTACGCCCGCCTTCCCCAGCGGTAG
- a CDS encoding TIGR00730 family Rossman fold protein, which translates to MTANGDEPVRRQKKPWPEKRKGPVLLRRDQVETSTTDQRLLDTTGPSDWLHTDPWRVLRITSEFVEGFGALAELPTAISVFGSARTPVGSPEYEAGVEIGRALAEAGYAVITGGGPGAMEAANKGATEAGGLSVGLGIELPFEQGLNEYVDLGLNFRYFFVRKTMFVKYAQGFVVLPGGLGTLDELFEALTLVQTKKVTRFPVILFGSAYWGGLVEWLTSTLVAQGKANPADLELFHVTDDVTEVLKILDAARGPKGTPA; encoded by the coding sequence ATGACAGCCAACGGAGATGAACCCGTCCGCCGGCAGAAGAAGCCGTGGCCCGAGAAGCGCAAGGGCCCCGTGCTGCTGCGGCGCGACCAGGTCGAGACGAGTACGACGGACCAGCGGCTGCTGGACACCACCGGGCCGTCCGACTGGTTGCACACCGACCCGTGGCGGGTGCTGCGGATCACCTCGGAATTCGTCGAGGGCTTCGGCGCGCTCGCCGAACTCCCCACCGCCATCAGCGTGTTCGGTTCGGCCCGGACGCCGGTCGGCTCGCCCGAGTACGAGGCCGGGGTGGAGATCGGCCGGGCCCTGGCCGAGGCCGGCTACGCGGTGATCACCGGCGGCGGCCCCGGCGCGATGGAGGCCGCCAACAAGGGCGCCACCGAGGCCGGCGGGCTGAGCGTCGGCCTGGGCATCGAGCTGCCGTTCGAGCAGGGCCTGAACGAGTACGTCGACCTGGGCCTGAACTTCCGCTACTTCTTCGTCCGCAAGACGATGTTCGTGAAGTACGCCCAGGGCTTCGTGGTCCTCCCCGGCGGGCTCGGCACCCTGGACGAGCTGTTCGAGGCGCTCACCCTGGTGCAGACGAAGAAGGTCACCCGGTTCCCGGTCATCCTGTTCGGCAGCGCCTACTGGGGCGGGCTGGTGGAGTGGCTCACCTCCACCCTGGTCGCCCAGGGCAAGGCCAACCCGGCCGACCTCGAACTGTTCCACGTCACCGACGACGTGACCGAGGTGCTGAAGATCCTGGACGCCGCGCGCGGCCCGAAGGGCACCCCCGCGTAG
- a CDS encoding ABC transporter permease, giving the protein MTTLVRLEILRTLRNKRYLMFTVLYPALLYVFFISAYGSGGTVAGGVSVKSYFMVSMATFGAVGAVLTGSAQRISLERKSGWTRQLRLTALPGRAYTLGKIAACAVTTLPAILVVFVIGAIEGVDLTAAQWLGLGAALWLGSFVFAALGVALGYAAQPDAIQPVVMIVYMLMALFGGTWFPVSDSLKTYARFNPVYDYNQLASFIHGQGVAGLPIAALAAFLALFTAAAAYLYRKDAQQA; this is encoded by the coding sequence ATGACCACCCTGGTCCGGCTGGAGATCCTGCGCACCCTGCGCAACAAGCGGTACCTGATGTTCACCGTGCTCTACCCGGCGCTGCTGTACGTGTTCTTCATCAGCGCCTACGGCAGCGGCGGCACGGTGGCCGGCGGAGTCTCCGTCAAGTCGTACTTCATGGTCTCGATGGCCACCTTCGGCGCGGTCGGCGCCGTCCTGACCGGCTCCGCGCAGCGGATCTCGCTGGAGCGCAAGAGCGGCTGGACCCGCCAGCTGCGGCTCACCGCCCTGCCCGGCCGGGCCTACACCCTCGGCAAGATCGCCGCCTGCGCGGTCACCACGCTGCCCGCGATCCTGGTGGTCTTCGTGATCGGCGCGATCGAGGGCGTCGACCTCACCGCCGCCCAGTGGCTCGGCCTGGGCGCCGCGCTCTGGCTCGGCAGCTTCGTCTTCGCCGCGCTCGGCGTCGCCCTCGGCTACGCCGCCCAGCCGGACGCCATCCAGCCCGTCGTGATGATCGTCTACATGCTGATGGCGCTGTTCGGCGGGACCTGGTTCCCGGTCAGCGACTCGCTGAAGACCTACGCCCGGTTCAACCCGGTCTACGACTACAACCAGCTGGCCTCGTTCATCCACGGCCAGGGCGTGGCCGGCCTCCCGATCGCCGCGCTCGCCGCCTTCCTGGCGCTGTTCACCGCCGCCGCGGCCTACCTGTACCGCAAGGACGCCCAGCAGGCATGA
- a CDS encoding sensor histidine kinase, translating to MQTSAPARHPDQTGEDGPEGRWTTYPGVPVDTRRQLLAKLAWTSIWALYLAYPVQDLTTGQHTPAASAAGAVALAVFLACYLSLIVIRNHPGFRQAKRYLPLAAMALIAVTTSYTLGEAWLTLFTYTSVCAAVILPGRLGLVGVLATTGVFAVVGLTSRSDTETLVSIGLPCLMAGLAMLAMQRLVATMRELREARAAVAHLAASEERLRLARDLHDLLGHSLSLIAIKGELTGRLMDAGKAEAARAQVADIEQVARQSLADVRSAVSGFRRPTLPVELAAARTALAASQIELDADPRLAEDRPGLGSEESGVLAWALREAVTNVVRHGAGATRCAVHLDETWEEDGRYAVLEVVDNGAGPGKSAAGNGLSGLGERLAQVGGRLETAAANRGKGFRLRALVPLRPGPSGE from the coding sequence ATGCAGACGTCCGCACCGGCCCGCCACCCCGACCAGACCGGGGAGGACGGGCCGGAGGGCCGTTGGACCACCTACCCCGGCGTGCCGGTGGACACCCGGCGGCAACTGCTGGCCAAGCTCGCCTGGACCTCCATCTGGGCGCTCTACCTGGCCTACCCCGTCCAGGACCTGACCACTGGTCAGCACACCCCGGCGGCGAGCGCGGCCGGAGCGGTCGCGCTGGCCGTCTTCCTGGCCTGCTACCTGTCGCTGATCGTGATCCGCAACCACCCGGGCTTCCGGCAGGCCAAGCGGTACCTGCCGCTCGCCGCGATGGCGCTGATCGCCGTCACCACCTCGTACACCCTCGGCGAGGCCTGGCTGACCCTGTTCACGTACACCTCGGTGTGCGCCGCGGTGATCCTGCCCGGCCGGCTCGGACTGGTCGGCGTGCTCGCCACCACCGGCGTCTTCGCCGTCGTCGGGCTCACCAGCCGCTCCGACACCGAGACCCTGGTCAGCATCGGCCTGCCCTGCCTGATGGCCGGACTCGCCATGCTCGCCATGCAGCGCCTGGTCGCCACCATGCGGGAGCTGCGCGAGGCCCGGGCCGCCGTCGCGCACCTCGCCGCCTCCGAGGAGCGGCTGCGGCTCGCCCGCGACCTGCACGACCTGCTCGGCCACTCGCTCTCGCTGATCGCCATCAAGGGCGAACTCACCGGACGCCTGATGGACGCCGGGAAGGCCGAGGCCGCCCGCGCCCAGGTCGCCGACATCGAACAGGTCGCCCGGCAGTCCCTGGCCGACGTCCGCAGCGCCGTCAGCGGCTTCCGCCGCCCCACCCTGCCGGTCGAACTCGCCGCCGCCCGCACCGCCCTGGCCGCCAGCCAGATCGAACTCGACGCCGACCCCCGGCTCGCCGAGGACCGCCCCGGCCTCGGCAGCGAGGAGTCCGGCGTGCTCGCCTGGGCGCTGCGCGAGGCCGTCACCAACGTCGTCCGGCACGGCGCCGGGGCAACCCGGTGCGCCGTCCACCTCGACGAGACCTGGGAGGAGGACGGCCGCTACGCCGTCCTGGAGGTCGTCGACAACGGCGCCGGCCCCGGCAAGTCCGCCGCTGGCAACGGCCTGTCCGGCCTCGGCGAACGGCTGGCCCAGGTCGGCGGCCGGCTGGAGACCGCCGCCGCCAACCGCGGCAAGGGCTTCCGGCTGCGCGCCCTGGTGCCGCTGCGGCCCGGACCCAGCGGGGAATAG